One part of the Candidatus Paceibacterota bacterium genome encodes these proteins:
- a CDS encoding LemA family protein: MKKTTIVVIIIALVVIVGGILIGGYNKIVKLDQNVEGAWAQVETNYQRRADLIPNLVNTVKGAAGFEQKTLTDVIEARSRATAVTIDADNLTPESIAAYEAAQSQVSSTLGRLLAVAENYPQLTATQGFRDLQIQIEGAENRIATSRRDFNQSVQEYNTVTKSFPTVVYAKLFGFSEKGYFQSAQGTELAPTVDFSS, from the coding sequence ATGAAAAAAACAACAATAGTCGTTATCATCATCGCCCTGGTGGTAATTGTAGGAGGGATACTTATTGGCGGGTATAACAAGATTGTAAAATTGGACCAGAACGTCGAAGGTGCATGGGCACAAGTAGAAACAAACTATCAGAGACGTGCTGATTTGATTCCAAACTTAGTTAATACAGTAAAGGGAGCAGCTGGCTTTGAGCAGAAGACACTTACAGATGTCATTGAAGCTCGCTCACGTGCTACAGCAGTTACAATTGACGCTGACAACCTAACACCAGAATCTATCGCAGCGTATGAAGCAGCTCAGTCACAAGTTAGTTCAACACTCGGACGATTGCTCGCTGTTGCAGAAAATTACCCACAACTAACCGCAACACAAGGCTTTAGAGATCTTCAGATTCAGATTGAAGGAGCAGAAAACCGTATTGCAACCTCACGACGTGATTTCAACCAATCAGTTCAGGAGTACAACACTGTTACAAAATCATTCCCAACAGTAGTGTATGCAAAACTATTCGGATTTAGTGAGAAGGGATATTTCCAATCAGCACAAGGTACAGAGTTGGCACCAACAGTTGATTTCTCTTCATAA
- a CDS encoding M48 family metalloprotease codes for MATIYTHRSSNIAKTWLLMAIFFAGIIAIGFVVSQIYNSPGILYGAVALSFFMNFFSYWFSDKVALSLSGAKPASKDEFAEFHNIAENLAITAGLPKPNLYIIPDAAPNAFATGRNKEHASVAVTAGLLSMLDRKELEGVIAHELAHIGNRDILLQTIVVTLVGMVSILADLFTRSLFFGGRSDNQQHNPIMYIIGIVFLILSPFAAIIIQLAISRRREYLADATGALLTRYPEGLASALGKISSYALPLKSVHNSTAHLFISDPYGKKRGAGQFIAGLFATHPPAEERIKRLREMAL; via the coding sequence ATGGCTACGATATATACACATCGGTCTTCAAATATTGCTAAGACCTGGCTTCTCATGGCCATATTTTTTGCTGGCATTATTGCTATTGGATTTGTCGTCTCTCAAATATATAACTCTCCAGGAATCTTATATGGTGCAGTGGCGTTAAGTTTCTTCATGAACTTTTTCAGCTATTGGTTTTCAGACAAGGTTGCACTAAGTCTTTCGGGAGCAAAGCCGGCTTCAAAGGATGAGTTTGCTGAGTTCCATAACATAGCTGAAAACCTTGCTATTACTGCAGGTTTACCAAAGCCAAACCTGTATATAATTCCCGATGCGGCCCCAAATGCCTTTGCTACAGGTAGAAATAAGGAGCATGCATCAGTTGCGGTAACCGCAGGGCTTCTCTCAATGTTGGATCGTAAGGAGCTCGAAGGGGTCATTGCACACGAGCTGGCACATATTGGTAACAGAGATATCCTACTCCAGACAATTGTCGTGACACTTGTTGGAATGGTGTCTATTTTAGCGGACCTATTTACACGCTCATTGTTTTTTGGAGGAAGGAGTGACAACCAACAACATAATCCAATCATGTATATTATTGGAATTGTATTTCTCATACTTTCACCGTTTGCGGCAATAATTATCCAACTCGCAATATCACGTCGTCGCGAATATCTTGCGGACGCAACAGGTGCACTCTTAACGCGCTATCCAGAAGGACTAGCATCGGCACTTGGAAAGATTTCATCATATGCATTGCCACTTAAGTCGGTTCATAACTCAACTGCACACTTGTTTATTTCAGACCCTTACGGAAAAAAACGTGGAGCAGGGCAGTTTATCGCAGGGTTATTCGCAACACACCCGCCAGCAGAGGAGCGTATAAAGCGTTTGAGAGAAATGGCATTATAG
- a CDS encoding DUF192 domain-containing protein has translation MRLSRLQILVLSILILLVVAAAIVFALYPTKSISYKNTVDESLVRNDSSIQFGSQIISVRYAETFEDRALGYSGTQHIPMNEGLVFVFEAPGRWSMWMKDMLVPLDIVWLDETGKVVHVETGVAPETYPEQAFTPNADARYVIEVASGTVASSGLMVGDIVKVRGTQQQ, from the coding sequence ATGCGTCTCAGCCGACTACAAATCCTTGTCCTCAGTATCCTGATTCTTCTTGTGGTCGCCGCTGCAATAGTTTTTGCACTCTATCCAACAAAAAGTATTTCCTATAAAAATACTGTTGATGAATCATTAGTACGAAATGATTCATCAATTCAGTTTGGCTCACAAATTATTTCTGTTCGATATGCAGAAACATTTGAAGACAGAGCACTGGGTTATTCAGGTACGCAACATATTCCAATGAACGAAGGATTGGTGTTTGTTTTCGAAGCTCCTGGACGCTGGAGTATGTGGATGAAAGATATGCTTGTGCCGCTTGATATTGTTTGGCTCGATGAGACTGGGAAAGTGGTTCATGTTGAAACTGGAGTTGCACCAGAGACATATCCAGAACAAGCATTTACACCTAACGCTGACGCTCGCTATGTAATCGAAGTCGCGTCAGGTACGGTTGCTTCAAGTGGGCTTATGGTAGGTGACATAGTCAAAGTGCGGGGTACACAGCAGCAATAG
- a CDS encoding TPM domain-containing protein, with protein sequence MTRTAYIFCLTIAISAYGYVVYAADVPARPIDIVSDFAEIIPADIETRLNERLDAERSAINAEIAVVTVPNLGDSDVETYATDLYREWGIGSRQTDRGALLLVSVEDRELRIEVGYGLEGDLTDAESGRIIQNVIVPEFSAGNYGLGIEKGALAIIDAVKVDTGTEETPTGTTKEPVTETGEIPEVPSGVMDVVFNVLLPLLVFAVPVLGGIMAGTKSWWFGGLVGTLLGIGIGTFLLGSLVGGAIITFILAIIGFVIDFILSKLGGGKGKGGFGGWVPPGGFGGGSTFGGGGGGFGGFGGGSSGGGGASGRW encoded by the coding sequence ATGACTCGTACCGCATACATTTTTTGTCTCACCATTGCTATAAGTGCGTATGGGTATGTAGTGTACGCAGCTGATGTTCCAGCGCGACCAATTGATATTGTCTCGGACTTTGCAGAGATTATTCCTGCAGATATTGAGACTCGCCTCAATGAACGATTGGATGCTGAGCGTTCAGCAATTAACGCAGAGATTGCAGTTGTAACGGTTCCTAATCTCGGCGACTCTGATGTTGAGACATATGCAACAGATTTGTATCGTGAATGGGGTATTGGAAGCAGACAGACTGATCGAGGTGCGTTACTCCTTGTGAGCGTTGAAGATAGGGAATTACGAATTGAGGTTGGGTATGGACTTGAAGGAGACTTAACTGACGCAGAAAGCGGCAGGATTATTCAGAATGTAATTGTCCCTGAATTTTCAGCAGGAAATTATGGGCTTGGTATTGAAAAAGGAGCACTTGCAATTATCGACGCAGTTAAAGTTGATACCGGAACTGAAGAAACTCCAACCGGTACAACCAAGGAACCAGTAACCGAGACAGGTGAAATTCCAGAAGTGCCATCGGGAGTTATGGATGTAGTCTTCAACGTACTCTTGCCACTCTTGGTTTTTGCAGTACCTGTGCTTGGTGGAATTATGGCGGGGACAAAGTCGTGGTGGTTTGGAGGATTAGTTGGAACACTCTTGGGAATTGGAATCGGTACATTTTTGCTCGGCTCCCTTGTTGGTGGCGCAATTATTACGTTCATACTTGCAATAATCGGATTTGTAATTGACTTCATACTTTCGAAACTTGGCGGAGGAAAAGGAAAGGGGGGTTTTGGTGGATGGGTGCCACCTGGAGGGTTTGGTGGGGGGAGCACCTTTGGAGGTGGCGGAGGAGGATTCGGTGGTTTTGGAGGTGGATCATCAGGTGGAGGTGGCGCAAGTGGTAGGTGGTAG
- a CDS encoding VOC family protein, with amino-acid sequence MARVSTYLNFKNQTEEAFNYYKTVFGTEFIGEINRFGEVPKTNSMSEISEEEKNLVMHVALPILGGHIIMGTDMPESMGFPLKEGNSMYLTLEPDSRAEADRLFTALTDGGKIEMPMQEMFWGDYYGSFTDKFGVKWMINCSSKQ; translated from the coding sequence ATGGCCAGAGTAAGTACATATTTGAACTTTAAAAACCAAACTGAAGAAGCGTTTAATTACTACAAGACAGTGTTTGGAACTGAATTTATAGGAGAAATTAATCGTTTTGGAGAAGTTCCAAAAACAAACAGCATGTCTGAGATTAGCGAGGAAGAAAAAAATCTTGTGATGCACGTTGCCCTCCCTATTTTGGGTGGACACATCATTATGGGAACTGATATGCCTGAATCAATGGGCTTTCCATTAAAAGAGGGAAACAGCATGTATCTTACACTTGAACCAGATTCCCGTGCTGAAGCAGACAGATTATTTACAGCACTTACCGATGGCGGAAAGATTGAAATGCCAATGCAAGAAATGTTTTGGGGAGATTATTACGGATCATTCACTGACAAGTTCGGTGTTAAGTGGATGATTAATTGTTCAAGTAAGCAATAA
- a CDS encoding MBL fold metallo-hydrolase yields MKITKLGHCCLVIEIRGKRFLTDPGNYTTEQDSVTNIDAVIISHEHTDHLHVQSLKTILVNNPSAQVISNESVGKILDRESIPYTKVAHGESITIGDVTITGHGLKHAPIYVEYEQVENTGYMFDDKLFYPGDAFYNPEVPVDILAFPVTAPWCKISEAMEYVLSVKPRVAFPVHDGNLVRKTGITVRLPDLFLPKAGIQFVALELGKETEL; encoded by the coding sequence ATGAAAATCACTAAATTGGGCCATTGCTGTCTCGTCATTGAAATTCGTGGAAAGCGATTTTTAACTGACCCAGGCAACTACACGACTGAACAGGATTCAGTAACAAATATTGATGCGGTGATTATTAGTCACGAACACACTGATCATTTACATGTTCAATCGCTAAAGACTATACTTGTAAATAATCCTAGCGCACAGGTTATTTCAAATGAATCAGTGGGGAAGATACTTGATAGAGAATCTATCCCTTATACAAAAGTAGCGCATGGTGAATCGATAACAATCGGAGACGTTACAATTACAGGACACGGTCTGAAACATGCTCCCATTTATGTTGAATATGAACAAGTTGAAAATACTGGATACATGTTTGATGACAAACTATTTTATCCAGGAGATGCGTTTTATAACCCAGAGGTGCCAGTTGATATTTTAGCGTTCCCTGTGACAGCACCGTGGTGCAAAATTTCTGAAGCAATGGAGTATGTGCTTTCTGTAAAGCCACGAGTAGCATTTCCGGTCCACGATGGAAATTTGGTAAGAAAAACAGGTATTACCGTCAGATTACCTGATCTATTTTTACCAAAAGCAGGTATCCAATTTGTTGCCCTTGAACTCGGGAAGGAAACAGAGTTATAG
- a CDS encoding LemA family protein produces the protein MVLFLIIVGVLLLVTIGWLVAVYNRFVTLIVRIKEAWADIDVQLKRRYDLIPNLVNVVKGYATHEREAFEHVTEARAKAIGAGNVEEKSAAEAELGGTLKSLFAVAEAYPDLKANQNFLELQRELSDTENKIQAARRFYNSNVRDLNITVDSFPSNLVANWFTFEKVGFFELVDGSPEKELPKVSF, from the coding sequence ATGGTTTTATTCTTAATTATCGTAGGTGTACTCTTACTCGTAACGATTGGTTGGCTTGTTGCGGTTTATAACCGGTTTGTGACACTTATTGTCCGAATCAAAGAAGCATGGGCGGATATTGATGTGCAGCTTAAGCGCCGGTACGACCTTATCCCTAACTTGGTAAATGTGGTTAAGGGCTACGCTACACATGAGCGCGAAGCATTTGAACATGTAACAGAAGCACGTGCAAAGGCAATTGGTGCTGGAAATGTTGAAGAAAAGTCAGCTGCTGAAGCTGAACTCGGTGGAACATTGAAGTCGTTGTTTGCGGTCGCTGAAGCATACCCAGACTTGAAAGCAAACCAGAATTTCTTAGAATTACAAAGGGAGTTGTCTGATACAGAAAACAAGATTCAAGCAGCACGACGCTTTTATAACAGCAATGTTCGAGATCTAAACATCACTGTTGATTCATTCCCATCAAACTTGGTTGCAAATTGGTTTACGTTTGAAAAGGTTGGGTTTTTTGAACTTGTTGACGGCTCACCCGAGAAGGAACTTCCAAAGGTGTCTTTTTAA
- a CDS encoding type II secretion system protein: MFKQFQKGFTLIELMVVIAIVGLLSSIVLTSLNRARTRALYSRDTTSLLAIRNAMALYEEKNGSYLCETTLDDPPPPCSLSMITSITGTGASFVTALTPLVTAGYISSIPIPTKGGTTYRYEFISPVWWNRDSPEIEYKFYCGGQEIKKYMIKVLSSAQKIDLPLYNIEVYYDGVQDTSFNPPTNQYCFGV, from the coding sequence ATGTTTAAACAATTTCAAAAAGGTTTTACGCTCATAGAATTAATGGTGGTAATCGCAATAGTTGGATTACTGTCAAGTATTGTTCTTACATCTTTAAATCGAGCGAGAACACGAGCGTTGTATTCAAGAGATACTACATCGCTACTGGCAATTAGAAACGCAATGGCTTTATATGAAGAAAAGAATGGTTCGTATTTGTGTGAAACCACACTCGATGATCCACCACCTCCATGTTCGTTATCCATGATAACTTCGATTACCGGGACAGGAGCATCTTTTGTAACAGCTCTTACACCCTTAGTTACTGCAGGCTATATTAGTTCCATACCAATACCAACAAAAGGTGGTACTACATATAGATATGAATTTATTTCTCCTGTGTGGTGGAATCGAGATTCTCCGGAAATTGAATATAAATTCTATTGTGGTGGTCAAGAGATTAAAAAATACATGATTAAAGTTTTATCTTCAGCACAGAAAATAGATTTACCTTTATATAATATAGAGGTTTATTATGATGGGGTGCAAGATACTTCATTTAACCCTCCTACTAACCAATATTGTTTTGGTGTCTAG
- a CDS encoding SRPBCC domain-containing protein — MHKVHYSVFINAPKEKVWGAMLEDGTYREWTKAFHEGSYYKGTWEQGSKILFLGPNGDGTEGGMVSMIEENRPYEFISIKHLGIVSNGVEDTTSEAAMKWAPAFENYTFTEKDGGTELTIDLDIDSENEDQFNGMWPKALKALKELAEK; from the coding sequence ATGCACAAAGTACATTACTCAGTTTTTATTAACGCACCCAAAGAAAAAGTATGGGGTGCCATGCTTGAAGACGGTACGTATCGTGAGTGGACGAAAGCCTTTCATGAAGGTTCGTATTACAAAGGTACATGGGAACAAGGCTCAAAAATTTTGTTCTTGGGCCCAAATGGCGATGGAACTGAAGGAGGAATGGTGAGCATGATTGAAGAAAACAGACCGTATGAGTTCATCTCAATCAAACACCTGGGAATCGTATCAAACGGGGTTGAAGATACAACTAGTGAGGCAGCAATGAAATGGGCACCAGCATTTGAAAACTACACGTTCACAGAAAAGGACGGTGGCACTGAGCTTACAATTGATTTGGATATTGATAGCGAAAATGAAGACCAGTTCAACGGCATGTGGCCAAAAGCACTTAAAGCACTGAAAGAATTAGCAGAGAAATAA